Proteins found in one uncultured Campylobacter sp. genomic segment:
- a CDS encoding SMI1/KNR4 family protein, with translation MNANELANIWRRPIYLPYLQDPLTAEALRAAEEELGCALPRELVMMLSVQNGGYLRYELEGYPLDAISDIGEAYPSLTRFSWGEERECVSFELDGLVPFSGDGHWYLCLDYRASEQPAVAYIDVECDEPSIIAQDFASFLALLWLDTGGKIALQTRLDLDGTKARLEEILGVRARAADPQLYGFSVYNFARDGGMLSLSPNEVRLGFARRGERRFKELKNFSEPALRYAELDADAMILDLFKEELMGEILRELKDAGLCAQSLKDAIGA, from the coding sequence AAGATCCGCTCACGGCGGAGGCGCTGCGAGCCGCGGAAGAGGAGCTAGGATGCGCCCTGCCGCGCGAGCTTGTCATGATGCTGAGCGTGCAAAACGGCGGCTACCTGCGCTACGAGCTAGAAGGCTACCCGCTGGACGCCATCAGCGACATCGGCGAGGCGTATCCGTCGCTTACGCGCTTTAGCTGGGGCGAGGAGCGCGAGTGCGTGAGCTTCGAGCTTGACGGGCTGGTGCCCTTCAGCGGCGACGGACACTGGTACCTGTGCCTGGACTACCGCGCGAGCGAACAGCCTGCGGTCGCCTATATCGACGTCGAATGCGACGAGCCAAGCATCATCGCGCAGGATTTCGCTTCGTTTTTGGCGCTTTTGTGGCTCGACACGGGCGGCAAGATCGCGCTGCAAACGAGGCTCGATCTAGACGGCACGAAGGCGCGGCTGGAGGAAATTTTAGGCGTGCGTGCAAGAGCCGCCGATCCGCAGCTTTACGGCTTTAGCGTGTATAATTTCGCTCGCGACGGCGGCATGCTGAGCCTTAGCCCGAACGAGGTTCGGCTCGGATTTGCCAGGCGGGGCGAGCGGCGGTTTAAAGAGCTTAAAAACTTCAGCGAGCCTGCCCTTCGCTACGCTGAGCTGGATGCGGACGCGATGATACTGGACCTTTTCAAAGAGGAGCTGATGGGCGAAATTTTGCGCGAGCTAAAGGATGCGGGCTTGTGCGCACAGAGCCTAAAAGACGCGATCGGCGCGTAA